The sequence TCTTAATTGGACACCCCAACAAATGAAAAATAGTCCCTTTGTCTTGACATACCACTTGCTGGGATCGGCCGCTTATTGGATCGGAGATGTCGTAGGGGGAATTCCCACAGATAGAGTTCGCGCTAATGAATTCGGTGTTCAGGGAGATCATAAAGAACTGGAAAAACTGTTGGAAGATACAAAAAACCGCTTGGCAAAAACGTTTGATAGCTTAACTGAAACGAATTTATTGCCTGCACCTATTGATTTAAGCCGGGGTGTCTTATGCTGGGGAGAGGTTCCTCCGGAAGGACGCACTTCCGTCTGGGTATTAGTTCATGACCTTTGCCATATTGCTTACACACTGGGGCAGCTGGAGAGAATTAATCGGATTTGGGAATCTCGTTTAGAGAATTGATATACATATAACGAAAATTTGTCAGAGCAAATCAGTTATGAAAAACGGAATCCAGAGAAATGACAACTGGAATCCGTTTTTTTGTAGATCGGTAATCGGTAACTTGTGGTTTAATTAGGACTTCTTCACAAAACCCGTATTTTGTACATATATCATTAAATCGATTTAATCCCTGGGCTGCCGATCGTCCGCGGCAGCCCTTTGGTGTAGAATGTTAGCGGAACACCTTGTACGGCTATTTCTCCAACTCATAGCGGGCCGCGATAATGCCCGACTTGAACGTTCGGCTGGACAGCAGCTTGAGCCTGATTTTCTCGCCGCCGCCGTCGAATACCGATTTTCCGCCGCCCAGGACGACCGGACAAATTGTAAGCAGGAATTCGTCGATCAGGCCGAGCTTAAGCAGCGTCTTCGCCGCTCCCGGGCTGCCGAAGATAACGAGATTTTTGCCGGGCTGCTCCTTGAGTACTTTGATTTCCTCTGCGATATTGTTCTTGATCAGCATCGTATTGTTCCATTCCACCTTGTCCATCGTGCCGGAAATGACGATCTTCTTAACATCCTGCAGCCATTTGGCATGCTCCATACCATGCCTCGACGCATTCGGATTGTCCAGCACCGTGGGCCAGTAGCTCTCCATCAAGCGATACGTCGTGCGTCCGTAAACGGGAGCTCCGACTTCGGCTACGATCTCCTCGGCGTATTTCTCTAATTCCTCGTTGTACGGAATCCAATCGAGTCCTCCGTTCGAATCCGACGCATACCCGTCCAGCGACACATGCATGAACAATACGAGTTTTCTCATGTCCGTTTCTCCTCCGATTTCGAATTTATTTTGTTCGATTTTTTTGGCCGTCGGCCTGCATTTCATCCTACTGTTACGTTCATTATAAATCATTACGTTACGTAAGGCTCAAGTGGAAATCTGAATTTTTTTGAAGACAACAATGTTGCGCAAAACTGCCATCTGCTATCCACGTCATACTGTACTTCTGGGATAGTGTTTGATTTACAGGATTCCTTAAGCATCTTCAGAATTTCCGCCATAAACTTGAAAGCTTCTTCCGGCATATAATAATTGTCCGGCTCTTCTCTTCCTTTAGGAATTAGTCGGAAAATGTAATTTTTCCTCGGCGGACTAACGCTTTTATCAACCGTCACTACACAGCAGTCCTTATCGCAACTTATCTGCATCAGTTCATTTATCCTGGCACCAGAGGATGTTATAATGTCTAGTGCGAATCTAGTGAACATACATGCCACATAAATTGGTTCGATGTTAATCAGAAGTTTGTTCGTTAGCCTGGCAGTTCGTGTGGTTTCAAACCCCTGAATTAACAGCCCGGGATTTCGAGGCAAAAATGGAGCAGTTGTCTTCCCACCATCTTCTATCTCGTATCCCCAATGATTGAGGTAATTCACTACTTTTTCTTTATGCTCGTCTTCAGACCCGTCCTCTAGCTTTTCTGCTTTGACGAACTTGAGAACACAGTCTTCATCTTTGAACTCTCTGTAACCCTTCTTCTCTCCATGGAACTGCCCAAAACCTTTCAGGTCTCTAAGAATGAAGTGCCAGCGTTCCCCAACATATTCAGATTCATCATATTGAAACTCCATTGGGAGCGGCAATCGATGCTCTCTAACGTCCGCAATCGCCTTACGGAAAGCTTCTCGCAGCCGGCTCACCTGATTCCATCTTAGATGTCCCTCTGCTCTTATTTCAGGTAATATAGGCGTTATAGCTGAAGTGTCTTCCTTCCGCTTGGTTTTCGCATTTGTGATCGCCTTCGTGCGTGCGCTAAAATCTCGATTGTCGTAAGGGAGATTAGGAAGCATATACACGGAAAGTTCAGCTTGCTTTTCATCGCTGAATTTCGTGCCCAACCATTTTTTCAGGTTAAACATAATCTAGCTCAATTGTAACTGGACGTTTTCCTATTCCCCGAAAATTCTGAATGATCAATTGCTTCAGTCTAGGTCGCCCTTGATTCACTGGTTCCTCCAAAAGTTATTGCACAGATTCAAAACCTTGTAATATCAACAATTTATTCATTAATTAAATGAACGAGTGGTTGGAGTCAAAGTCACCATGTAGTTTGAGACGAGCGAATCATAATAACCTATCTCACCTGAAGTCCTAGACATTAATTGGGCACCTTGTACAAAAGCAATTAGTGTCTTCGCTTGCTCTAAGGCACCGTTGGAAAATGTGAGTTCACCTTCTAATTTTCCTTGGTTGAGTACATACTCAATCCAAGTCGTATTGGCATCAAAAAAATTATTTAATTCGTCACGAATTTCGGCTGGAAAAGAATTCAACTCAGCAGCCATCATTGAACATAAACAAAGCTTAGTGTTCTTTTCCAGTGTTTCACGGTAAAGTCCAAAAAAAGATTGTAATTTCTGTCGCCAACTAATAGGCTGTTCATGGATTTGTTGAAGTTTATCCATGAACTCTCTACGGTATCGAATCAGAACAGCCTGCACCAGAGCTTGTTTAGATGGAAAGTGATAATGGATGCTCGCTTTTCGAATTCCTATTGCTTCAGCAATGTCAGCATAACTAAACCCGTTATAACCCCGCTCTTGAACTAGGGTGAGACCTGAATCCATAATTTCTTGTAATGTATTTTTCTTATTTTTCATATTTGAAATCTACCATCCAGCAAGTTTACTATAAAGGTTTCCTCCTTTCCGTCAAATTACAGAAAAGGCTAACCACACAACGTGATTAGCCCCCAAAAGAATTTTTTTTAATTTGAAACCACATAATAACTGGGATAAGCAGTAACGATAAGATTCCACCTGCGTATCCTTTGACCTTTCTGCTTCAGCTATAGCCTTAGATACAAGAAAAGGATATTGTCCCTCGACATCCCAGCCTTTTTTTATAACAAAAAAACCGTTAATCCGGTACTCAGATTAACGGTCTAAAATTCAATTGTTTATTTTATTCCGCCTATAAAATCCCTTATTTTCCCAGAGATTTCTTTTGGATGGGAACGATATAAATAATGTCCCGCGTCCAATAAGACCATTTCTCCATGTACAGACTCCTCTATTTGCTTCTCATGTTCGGGGATCCATCGGTCCGTCACAGGGTGATTCGCTTGGACAAAGAAAAGGACAGGTAAATTGGAAGGAAAAGTCAGCTGTTCTGCTGCTTTAAAGTTGGAATACATGCTCACTGCCTCATTTAATTGAGTATTATTATACATGTTTTTGTGTATCAAAATGTTCAATTGTTCTTTAGTTTGTTCATCATAGGGCAGTCCATCATAAGGGTCAGCACTCAGTTTCAATTGTAAACGGGCGAAGCCCAAGTTGCGGAACCATTTAATCGGTTCTGTCACTGACGAATCAATCTTCTGTTCTCTCAACGAGGGAACACTGCTATCCAGCCCGATAAACGCTCTCACTTCGTTCGGATATTGGTTCACATAATCCAGACTATAGATCCCCGAAATGGAATGAGCCATGAGAATATAACGATCTATATGGAGACTTTGTAACGCTTCATGAATTTCACTTACGATATTTGCTGTACTGCGCTCCTTCTGGGTTTGGTCGCTCAAACCGTAACCAAATGGTTCAATCACGACGACTTTATAATAAGGGATTAACTCTGATATGAGTGGCTTAAAATCAAGTGCAGGTGCCGCTGTTCCATAACCAGGAAGAAGCACTACGGTTTCTTCGCCTTGACCTTGAATGAAAACATTCATCTGTTTTCCATCTACAGACACATGCTGACCGTACTGTTCCATTCTTTTTTGTTCTGAATGACTGCTGATTTTGTTTACGGTATACACGATGGCGATAAAAAGTAGGATGGCTATAACTACTGCGACGATTACTTTTAGTAAAATATGTAGCACTCTCTTTGTTTTTGTACTATTCCTTACTTCCTTTCCCACTGGTTGTGTCAAACTCTTCAGCTCCTCTTGTTATTTGTACAGTGGCCTTGCGGTCCACTAATATGCAAGTATAGCCAACCAAGATGTCCTCTCAATGAATATAATATGAACGGAGCATGAACAAAGTTTTAATGGTTACTCCATTAATAACATGTTCAGAAAACGAGTGTCTGTATATAAACTTAAAATGAGAGTAACTTAGGGCCAAACTGAAGCTCCTGCAAATGCAACCTTGGTACCGAGCGACAGAATCGTTGCCTTCATGCCCTTCCCGCTTACTTGAGAACCAAGCACGGTACCAATGCTTGTTTCCCGAAAATAAGTAAATCATTGGAAATAGTCTAAACAATAAGTCCGGATAATAGTCGCTTCTCGTTGCAACGCATGTTAAGACAACTTCGCCTGATGTATTCGGATAATGAAAAGGCATGCGATGGTACGCAGTTGCATCGCTCATGAGCATATTCAGACAGCACAATTTCACGATGAATTCGGGACTCCCGAGATTCGCCGCCCCGGCTTCCGATGCTTGGGCTGAGGGAATCCGTTACGGTCGAATCGCAAAACAAAGAAACCACGGCACCGAGTTCAGCATCGCAGTTTAATTATCAACCATACTATTGGATTTGCTTCATGTACTCTTTGAATTCCTCGGCGATTTCTTTGAATTTCGTATGATGCAGGTAATGTGAACCTTCCATGGGGATCATTTTGCCCTGTGCGGATTGATTGACTTGCTCCTCATGCAGCGGAACCCACTGCTCATTGTTCTCGTTATTCGATTGAACGAAGAGAAGCAACGGCAAATCATGAGGGTAGGTGAGTTGTTCTCCATTTTTGAAATTGGAACCGAGGTGTCTCAACTCATCCATCATCGTTGGATTGCTCGTGACTTGATTCGAAATCAAACGCATCTGTTCTTTGGTATGCTCATCGAATGCAAGCGACTCATATGGATCTCCGCTCACTTTTTTGAGCAATCTCATCAGACCTGATTCTTGAAGAAACTGCATGGATTTCAAAGGCAATTTGACATCCATGCCGGGTTGATTAGGAACGCTGCTATCGATGCCGACAAAAGCAAGAACTTCATCCGGATAGGTGTTCACATAGGACACTCCGTAAAGTCCCGCGATGGAATGTCCCATCAGAACGTAACGGTCAATACCCAGCTGCTGCACAGCTTTGTGAACTTCGCTGACGATATTCTCTGTTGTTCTTTCTTTCTCGGTTTCGTCGCTCAACCCATAACCGAAAGGCTCGATCGCTACTACTTTGTAATTTGGAGACAATTCATCGATCAACAATTTGAAATCAAGCGCAGGCGACGGGGTTCCTTGTCCCGGAAGGAGGACGACAGTCTGTTCGCCACTGCCTTGAATGAGCACATTCATTTTTTTCCATCCACATTGACATACTGGCCATACGATTCGATTTTCTTTTTCTCGATCCCGTTACTGATTGCATTAAAGACAAATGCGATGCCCATGAACAGCACAAGCGCCCCGAGAATACCTCCAAGTATTTTTAACCATAAGTTCCGTTTCTTGCGGTTTTTGGTCCCAGCTTTTTTTATTTCCACCATTATTGTCACGTTCATCTTCTCCTGTCCTTGTATCTGTAGAGCCACCTTGGCGACATATTTAAAGTGTAATCAAGCAAGATGTTCCCTTCGTGACGGCAATATGAACGGAATATGAACTAGCACAAAAAAGGAGGCGACGGGGTTGGCGCGATCGGTACGCCGGGCGCGTCGGTGGCCAGCTGCGCAACGTAGCTGCAGCTGGCTTGCCAGTCTATCCTGAAAAACTTTTTCAATTCGTCTTCCAAGCGGGTCATACGTGAACATTACTTCCTTGCCATCGGGCCGCACGACCTTGCTCATCATGCCGTTACCGTAGTATTTGTAGCGCCAATGCGTGCCGTCCGGCTCGATTTTCTCAACCAGATTGCCTTCTTCGTCATAGCTGTAGCTGGTTCCTTCGAACTCCAGAAGACGCCCGCCGGGACTGTATGTCCGGTCTTTTTTGTGGCCGCTGCTGTACAAGTTGCCCACATCATCGGCCATGCGGAATATCTTGTCGAAGGGATTCGTTTCCCCGATCAGATTGCCGAAATCATCATAGTTATACTGGGTTTTGTGCCCGGTCAGTTCGTTCACCATCGACTTCAGACGATAGTTGACGTTCCATTCGTACCTTCTCTTTCGGCTTTCTCGTCCGCCTGTCTTGACGCTGTGCTGTTCAGGGCGCCCGGCATCATCATAGTGCCACTCGCTGACCACATCGCCAGGTAGCAGCCGCTCGATTTCCTGTCCCGGCGCATTGTAGGTCATCTGCGCGGCCCATGGTGTGCTATTCGCCGTGGATGCGTCGCTACCTCCGTCCCGCTGGGCCTGCATTCGGCTTACTTGCCCCAATAGATCACGCTCCATGGTGATATGAGCGCCCAGGCTGCTGGTTATTTCCGTCCGGTTGCCAACTTCATCGTATTGGCTGTTTACATAAAGGTCTAAATTAGCATACCGAAGTCGAACATTATAGGGCATCACTAAGTTGTAGAAAAAAAGAACCCCCAAACGCATAGTACTCGTAGGGGGAGCTTTAACGATTTATATCGTTTTATTTCTTTCTTAACGGATCAACTATAAAATTGTATTCATCAATACTCTTCGTAAAAATAAATGTTGGCAACTCCGAACCTCTTTGAAAGTTCAAAATATATCCATAGTCAGCTTCTGCGCCCTTATTAGGCTCACAATAACCTGTAATGCTTACTCCATAATTTCCCATTGGGATTTTTGTATAATCGTTTGAGGTAGATCGTTCGTCAAGATAGTTTTCATAATTCACATAAAATTCCTCTTCCCAATCCATTATAGCTTCAATATCAGATATAATTACTACCTCACTAGATACCCTTAAGGGAAATGTTTGTGTTTCAAACAATTTCCATTCCATTGGGATGGGAACATCACTTTTGTTTTCAAGATTTATAAAAATGTTATAATCCAATTCAGGAATAGGGTACATAGGAATAATAGCTCCTCGTTTAATGACCTCTTCCCCAACTTCTTCATTTTCATTAAAGAATGTTATCAAATCTGAAGTAGCTATTTTTTTTTCATTTAGATAATCAGTCAATGTTACTGGATCAAAAATCACAATTCCCGGAAAATCTAATGTTATTCTAAGCTTACTTCCCATTACATAACTCCCCTAATTTTAGTTTTTGTTTTCTATCCCATTCTATCGATTTGTTTAAAGCTCCTTGAATGGTAACATTTTTGGCTAATATCTCTCCTGTATTTGGAATTTTCATATAGCCTCTTTGTTTAAATGGTGAGTAAGCCTTGTTTAATTTTTCAATAAGTTCTGTTGCAGTTCCTTTGAATGATCCTTTAAATGGAACGCCTTCCTTTCTTACTGCTTCATGAAGTTCTTTATGCAACATATCGGAACCCTCTAATTCATAAGGGTACCATGAAGGGGAATCATGCGTTGTGCCTAAGAGTGGGAAACCGTGTTTATTAGCATGAACCCTCGGCATTGCGTGATGCCCCATTCCTGAAGACTTAAGCAACTTCCAAAAAGGCATCAAACCAAATGGATCAAACAACTTTAACGGATCATGCACATACCCATACAACGTTGGGTTATTCCCGGCTAACCCTATCGGGTCCTGCTGGATATACATCCCTTCATGCGGCGAATAGTACCGGAAACGGTTATAGTACAGCCCTGTTTCTTCATCCTCGTACTGACCCGGATACCGGAACGGACATGCGCCTCGCGTTCCTTGAAGGTCAAAATTCTGAACCTTCCCATAGATGTCCAACTCGCACGCCCACACTCGTTCGCCTGTCTCGTTATACATCTCCACAGGCGTACCGATATGATCCGTAACGATGCTATACTGACCTTCGGCTGTCAGTTTCGCTGCCGGGCTAAACGTTCCGTCTTCAAACACCCATGTAGTGAGTGATTGCGGATCTTCATTCCACTCATGCAGGATCGTATTCCCATCCCACACAAAGCTTGTCTTGACCCCATCATACACTTTTTCGATCCGCCTTCCAAGCGGGTCATAGGTGAACGTCACTTCCTTGTCCTCCGGGCGTACCACTTTGCTCATCATGCCGTTGCCGTAATATTCGTAGCGCCAATGCGTGCCGTCCGGTTCTATTTTCTCAATCAGATTGCCTTCTTCGTCATAGCTGTAATGTGTTCCTTCGAATTCCAGCAGACGCCCGCCGGGACCGTATGTCCGGTCTGTTTTGTGGCCGCTGCTGTACAAGTTGCCCACATCATCGGCCATGCGGAATATCTTGTCGAAGGGATTCGTTGCCCCGATCAGATTGCCGAAATCATCATAGTTGTACTGGATTTTGTGCCCGGTCAGTTCATTCACCATCGACTTCAGACGGTAGTTGGCGTTCCATCCGTACCTTCTCTTTCGGCTTTCCCGTACACCTGTCTTCACGCTATGCTGTTCAGGCCGTCCGGCTTCATCATACCGCCATTCACTGATCACACCGCCAGGCAGCAGCCGTTCGATTTCCTGTCCCAACGTATTGTATGTCATCTGCGCGGCCCAAGGCGCAGCAGTCGCTGGGGATGCGTCGCTGCCGCCGTCCCGCTGGGCCTGCATCCGGCTTACTTGCCCCAATAGATCACGCTCCATGGTGATATGAGCACCCAGGCTGCTGCTTACTACCGTCCGGTTACCCAGCTCATCATACTGGCTGGCTATCCAATACTGATCGCGCCATTCCTTGGTCACACGCCCTACTCGGTCACGCTCGAATTTGAGGGTGGCGTAAGGGTTGGCGGTCTCCATTAGTTCCCCGATGCGGTTATACCCAAACGTCTCCACCAGGCCGTCACTGTATTCCGCTTTGGTCACGCGACCCATGAGGTCATGGCTGAAGTCCGTCCATCTGCCGCCCGGTCGTTCCACCTTCTGCAATAGGCCGCCTGGACTTCGTACATATTGTCTTTGGATTCCGTCGAATCCCGTTTCTCGAACAATGTTTCCATTCGCATCATGCTCCAGCACATAGCGCTCGCCTCGTTCATTGATCACTTCGGTCAGTTCTTCTTCCTTGTTATAGGCAAGCTCGATGCGTTTGCCCTTTTCTTCGCGCCACGTCAATTTCCCAAGCGGAGTATAGCCAAATGCCACGCGGTGCTGGTTGTCTTCCGCCAGAACCACTTCCTCATAGGCATTGTATTGCAGCCGAAGCACATTGCCGTCCGGCAGTTCGGCGTGCACGACCCGCCCCAGTGAATCGTACACAAACGTCTGCTTCGCTCCGAGCGGATTCATCTCCTGCACACATTCCCCCCGGTGGTTGTACGTCCACTTCCCGCTTGTATCATCCGGCAAGGTCACTTGAACCAGGTTGTCTTGCTCGTCGTAGGCGAGCTTCGTTATCGCGCCCTGCGGGCTTTTCACTTCGCTGATCCGATGACGCTCGTCATAGGCTAGGAGGGTCGCCGTTTGGTCGGCCTCCGTTATTTCCCTAACCCGGCCCTGTTCGTCATATTGCCAGGTTCGGATGCCGCCCTCGGGATCGGTCACTTGCGCCAGCCGGCCGGCTGTGTCATAGGTAAAGCTCCATACGCCTCCATCCGGCTGTATGTCCTCAACCAGCCGTCCGAACTCGTCATGCCCATACCGGGATACCCGGCCTTCCGCATCCGTTTCGCTCACCAGTTCTCCCAGTTCGCTGTACGCATATTCCACGACACCACCCAGCGGATCGACGATCCGGGTACAATAATACTCGGGATTATAATCATAACGCGTCGCATGCCCTTGGCTGTTCGTCGTTTCATTCCATCCGTCATGGTAGGCGATTCGTCCTTCCAAGAGTCCGTCATCCCCATACGTATGAACGCAGCGCGCTCCTGTTGTCGGGCTGTCATAGCGCCAGTGGAAGCTGTACCCGTTGCGGTCTTTCTTCCTTAACATCAGGTGCTGGT is a genomic window of Paenibacillus durus ATCC 35681 containing:
- a CDS encoding DinB family protein, which encodes MPNENVQTNMSIEVGKDLKVIAEGLLDDVFKIVRNLPPEALNWTPQQMKNSPFVLTYHLLGSAAYWIGDVVGGIPTDRVRANEFGVQGDHKELEKLLEDTKNRLAKTFDSLTETNLLPAPIDLSRGVLCWGEVPPEGRTSVWVLVHDLCHIAYTLGQLERINRIWESRLEN
- a CDS encoding dihydrofolate reductase family protein encodes the protein MRKLVLFMHVSLDGYASDSNGGLDWIPYNEELEKYAEEIVAEVGAPVYGRTTYRLMESYWPTVLDNPNASRHGMEHAKWLQDVKKIVISGTMDKVEWNNTMLIKNNIAEEIKVLKEQPGKNLVIFGSPGAAKTLLKLGLIDEFLLTICPVVLGGGKSVFDGGGEKIRLKLLSSRTFKSGIIAARYELEK
- a CDS encoding TetR/AcrR family transcriptional regulator, producing the protein MKNKKNTLQEIMDSGLTLVQERGYNGFSYADIAEAIGIRKASIHYHFPSKQALVQAVLIRYRREFMDKLQQIHEQPISWRQKLQSFFGLYRETLEKNTKLCLCSMMAAELNSFPAEIRDELNNFFDANTTWIEYVLNQGKLEGELTFSNGALEQAKTLIAFVQGAQLMSRTSGEIGYYDSLVSNYMVTLTPTTRSFN
- a CDS encoding alpha/beta fold hydrolase → MTQPVGKEVRNSTKTKRVLHILLKVIVAVVIAILLFIAIVYTVNKISSHSEQKRMEQYGQHVSVDGKQMNVFIQGQGEETVVLLPGYGTAAPALDFKPLISELIPYYKVVVIEPFGYGLSDQTQKERSTANIVSEIHEALQSLHIDRYILMAHSISGIYSLDYVNQYPNEVRAFIGLDSSVPSLREQKIDSSVTEPIKWFRNLGFARLQLKLSADPYDGLPYDEQTKEQLNILIHKNMYNNTQLNEAVSMYSNFKAAEQLTFPSNLPVLFFVQANHPVTDRWIPEHEKQIEESVHGEMVLLDAGHYLYRSHPKEISGKIRDFIGGIK
- a CDS encoding RHS repeat domain-containing protein gives rise to the protein MGQVSRMQAQRDGGSDASTANSTPWAAQMTYNAPGQEIERLLPGDVVSEWHYDDAGRPEQHSVKTGGRESRKRRYEWNVNYRLKSMVNELTGHKTQYNYDDFGNLIGETNPFDKIFRMADDVGNLYSSGHKKDRTYSPGGRLLEFEGTSYSYDEEGNLVEKIEPDGTHWRYKYYGNGMMSKVVRPDGKEVMFTYDPLGRRIEKVFQDRLASQLQLRCAAGHRRARRTDRANPVASFFVLVHIPFILPSRREHLA